One genomic window of Phoenix dactylifera cultivar Barhee BC4 chromosome 6, palm_55x_up_171113_PBpolish2nd_filt_p, whole genome shotgun sequence includes the following:
- the LOC103710163 gene encoding cell division topological specificity factor homolog, chloroplastic-like, with product MAISGDLKAFGTFASSCPKHPLRPALSSSKVQLGRFLNGVSKDLRITPKWPYLVPRTSGTAQNNHQCFGIERSKLSSATINQDAEGFFLNAINMNFFDRLSLAWRILFPTRTARRNSNARIAKQRLKMILFSDRCAVSDEARQKIVRNIIEVFSEFVEIDSQDKVQLNVSTDPDLGMAYSVTVPVRRVKPEYQDSEEDYKGKITGITYKDTGEPSDTVDVTFDFFIPNEK from the exons ATGGCGATCTCAGGAGATCTAAAGGCCTTCGGCACCTTCGCCTCTTCTTGTCCCAAGCACCCCTTGCGACCTGCCCTCTCCTCCTCAAAG GTACAGCTTGGTAGATTTCTTAATGGAGTATCTAAGGATCTTAGGATCACACCTAAATGGCCATATCTGGTACCCCGGACTTCTGGTACAGCTCAAAACAATCACCAGTGCTTTGGGATTGAAAGAAGCAAACTCTCGTCAGCAACCATTAATCAAGATGCTGAAGGATTTTTTCTTAATGCTATTAACATGAACTTCTTTGATCGTTTGAGCTTGGCATGGAGGATTCTTTTTCCCACCAGAACTGCAAGAAGAAATTCCAATGCAAGGATCGCTAAGCAGAGGCTTAAGATGATCTTATTCTCTGATAGATGTGCAGTGAGTGATGAAGCAAGGCAAAAGATTGTTCGCAACATCATCGAAGTCTTCTCTGAATTTGTTGAGATAGATTCTCAGGATAAAGTCCAACTTAATGTCTCAACAGATCCAGACCTTGGTATGGCATACTCTGTGACTGTCCCTGTCCGACGTGTGAAACCCGAATACCAAGATTCCGAGGAGGATTACAAGGGGAAAATAACAGGCATCACATACAAAGACACAGGAGAGCCATCCGATACTGTTGATGTCACGTTTGATTTCTTCATTCCCAATGAGAAATAA